The nucleotide sequence GCCGGAGGGAACAGCAGCAGCCTGCCTTCTCTGTAaggccccccaggccagccccagtgccgGCTGAGCGGAACCTGGAGGTGGAGTTTCTTGGCCTAGGGAAGGGGCTTAGCCACTGTAGCATAGGCACTTTTAGGGCTTCCAGACGCTGCTCTGGACGCGAGGGAGAGCCACAAGGCACACAGGCTCAGTGCAGGGTTcatatcccagctctgccacttactgcctAGGGCTGAGCTAGTTAACTCCTCTGAGCCACAAGTTCCCTATCTTTAAGATAAGATCTGTCAGGATTGTGTTCAAGATTAAGTGTTCCTTTTCCCAGTAGGGGTTCAGTAAATGCTGTTGTTAGTGAGAGTGGAGGCCACTGGGCATTGGAGGAGAGACTGTGGGGCAGAGTGGTAGGGGTCGGTATGGAGGCGGCAGCGGGGGGAGAGGAAGGTGGCGGCAGCTGCAAGAGAACAGCCCCAGCCTGAGCGTGGGGCGGAGGGCACGACCAGAAGCTGGAGTGCTCAGCCCAGAGACTCCTGGCAGCCCCCACCTCGAGGGCCAAGAAACTCCGCCTCCATCTTGCGGTTCCGACACTTGGGCGCTGGGGCGGGGCTGGCGTGGGGAACCCGCCAGAGAAGCAGAGCTGCAGTCTGCCAGCCCCTCGCTGCTGCTACTCTCTccagcccccaacacacacctTCTTTACTGATGGCGGAACTGAAAGCTTTGTCCTGCTGCCAGCCATCAGTGGCTCCGAAGGCTGCCACCTCGCCGCCACTCCAGCTCCACCAAGagtaattaaaacataaaaacgaCACCAAACCGGAAAATAAGTGTAAAGAAGTCCCACAAAATTCTGAACCTTCCCATGATGACTAACTACCTCTATACCTTCTTGtcagattttttctctctctctctctctgtctcttagcTGTTGATGACCTTACTTTGCGTGCATCTTGCTAGGCCACACACACGTTCACCTTGCCTGGAATGCACATCTCCATCGATTTTCCCTGGAGAACTCCTCCCCGCCCTTCGGCGCGCAACTGAAAGGACACCTCCTCCGGGAAGCCTTCCCCGATCGTCTTCTTCCACTCGGGTTTGGGAGCACCTCCCTCTGGCTCCTCCCTCTGGCACTCACCACGCTGTACTGTTTTTTGAGTCTCCACCCCCAGTCTGGAAGCTACCTGTGTCGGCGGCATTTTTATCCGGAGCCCCGGCATCCAGCGCCACCTAGCACTTAGTTCACGCCCAGTAAACGTGGTGGAGGGAAGGGGGACGGGAGGACAAGCGGATGTCCAGCCGGAGCCACCATGCTCCGGGGCCTTCGACCCCACCGCTGCCCTCCCATCCTGTCTCCGGACCGCGGCGCGCGCGAGAATGAGACCCGGGCGCGCCGACGCTGCCTGCAGGAGAAGCCCGGGCTGCCGGTCCTTTGGGGTCGACCCAAGGCCGCGAGACACGCGCTGCGACGGGTGGAAGCGGCCGCTCACCCCGGCGGGTGTGCGTCGGCCCTGACGGGCCCTATGAGCCAATAGCCTCCGCCAGGGTGGAGTGGGCACTCGCTCCATGGACCCCGGGCCTGCGCGCGGCTTCCCGGTGGCTCCCGGTTCCGCCCGGCCACCCACTGGGTCGCCGAGCAGCGGGGTGGAGATCATTGGGCGGGCAGAACGATCACACATGGATTCTGGGGCTGCGCCCACCCCGCCGCGGTCACAAGATTGGGGAGGGTCCCTGGTGGGGGCGTGGGGGACGGAGGCGACTGCGCCCGCGTTCTTAGAGCGCTCGCCTCGACACGGTCCCTGGCCTCAGATGCTCCTTGTCCCTTCTGCCTCCACTTGGCCACTGGGAGAGATTTTGCGGGTTCTGAGttctggagagagggaggagcgAGAACCACAGGAACACAGGCTCCTGGGAGGGATGGGAAACCTTGTTTCTGAAGTGTCAGGAGAGAAAATGTTCTTATTGCGCATACACAGCTGTGGTGacacattttgttcatttttgacgAGAGTGATTCAGATGGTGGAGGGTCAGCGAATGCTGCTAGATGCCTAGCCCTGTTAAACTATGCTAGCACCCAATCCCAGAATATTCCGGTGAAGTCTATCAATTATGGGGTCAGTGATTGCCAGGAGGAGGAGAAACCCAGAGGCAAGGAAAAGGGTCTGGGGTTGTCAGGTGAAGACAGGCATTCACTCCTCTTTCCAGGAGGAAGGAGACCTCCAGTTCCTCCCCATCCTCAGGCTGCCATTGGCCCTGGCTCTGGCCAGCCCTCCAGCACCCTCTCTAGTATGCTGTGGGCAGAGAAGGGCATCAGACTGACGAGGGTTGGGGAATGGTTTGCATGAAGCAGCTGACAGACCAACCTCTCACTCACAGTTCCTTGGAAACAAAGTAAATGCAGCCATTTAGCATCCTGGGACCTGTTTTCTCCTTGGGTCCTTTCTGGAAGACAGTGTAAAACGATACACCACCACTCCCACTAAGGaggggtgttgggggtggggtcaTCATAGGAGCTACTCATTGCTATATCCCTTCcacccagcacaatgcctggttcAGAGCAGCTACTCAACGACAGTTTGTTTGCtctgcaaatgaatgaatgaatcacagGTATTGTCACAGAATTGGAATCTTGGGGTCAGAAAGTCCCTTGGAGGACACCAAGccccacagagcatgtctgggagTGGTTGACTAGAATGAGACCTGTACCACTCGGTCTAGAGGAACATTTGCCACCCCCTCTCCCCCactctccccaacacacacaccacagagaCTCTGCTCTCTCTGGAGATGCCTTCAAGTCCCCTCAAAGCAATAGGTGGCCCATTCAGAAGCACAGGTCAAAGACTGTGCTCCATCCTCTCTCCCCAGGTGAGAGGCCCTGCCTGTGGTCTTGGGAAGCAGAAACTGGCACTGTGCCTGGCAAGGGATGGTGAGTGGTCACCTTGCTCCTGCCCCTGGGGCCATTGGTGCTGCCCTGGGGGTGGGGTAGAGGAGGGGCAGAGCTAAATGAGGCAGGCTGGGGAATAAAATCAGGCCCGCAGAAACCTGTCACCTCACACATCCCGTTTTCCAGGCTCCCCCTTCCCATCTCTGGTGCCCCAGGGTTGTTTACCCCCCAGGAGGGATGTAGCTCTCAGGCCTGATAAATCCTGAAGGCCATGGAGAGGGGTGAAGACTCAGACATGCCAGGAAGCAGGCCTCTGGGGTGCAGGAGGATCTCTGAGCTGAGATGCCAACAAGAGGAAGAAAGATAAGTTCTCTCCTCAGACATGTAGTTGGCCTGTGGATGAGGCATGGGGACTCTCATGGCCTGTCTCAGATCAGCCGCCCAGTGACCATCAAAACCTTGAAACATTCTTCTCTGCCCCTGTGTTCCCATATTGTGCAGCACACAAGAAGCTACTTCTACACCTACACCTACCCAGCGGACAGTctgattttctccacatccctccACTCACATCCATCTACTCACAGCCTCGAGgactggagaaactgaggcacaaagaacaGGATTCCAGGATTGATTTGAAATGTTATTCCTGGCTCGACTAAGAGGACATGACAGCCCCTTGACCTTGTCCCACAGCTATATTGGgacccccaggccctgccccattATGTGCCCTATGCTTTCTGCCTGTGGTAGGTGGAGGCAGACTCTGCCCTCATTGGCTAAGGAACTAGGGACTGAGCTACAAGATGTTCATGAGAGAAACTGAGCAAAGCACAGGAATAGGCAGCAGGGGACCGAGCCAGGACACGCTCTGGCTTTTCCAccaactagctgtgtggccttgtgcAGGTGCCTTAACCTCTCTGGCTGAGTCACTTAACCACTTTGTTACTTCTCCTGTATGTgagtgaggaggagaggaagcatctaaaggcccttcccactctaaAAGTCTACAAAATTAGCTCTCATTTCAATACCCATTCCCAGGTTTGCCCTTACCTGGAACACCTGGGCTGGTACTGCAAAGAGCTCTTCTTCAGTTGCTGGCCCTTGGGCAAGCGTCTGACACAAGAAGAGAAGGAATTGCCCCTGAGTTTTCTCTTGGCAGCCAGGACAGAGACCAACTCCCAGCCTGCTTGGGCCTCCACCGTGGCCCAGGCATTGACTGGCACACATGTGGGCGGTCCACATTCCCTCCTCTCAGTTTCCTCCCCACCTTTCCAGTCCTGACAGGTCCTTGCTGACTCCCCCGACCCCGGCACCCCGGGTAGCTccaaaggagggagagaagtgagTGCAGGAGACATGGGTGCTCCTGGGCCCTCAGGCTCTAGAGTACACCCTCACACACAGGCTCCTCCAGACCTCTGTGCCTGGAGAAGGTAGCCATGTGATTCCCCAGGCTCTCCACAGAGGACTCAAGTAGTCAAACTCTcgtgtttccttctttcttccactCCATTCCCTCAgtttcttctccctctcctaCTCTTTCTTCTACTCCTACTTTCTTCATCAATTCCCCCAGgatcttctcctttcttctttgctcaaGTTTCCCATTCTCGCTCTGAatgctccttctctctcctcctggccCATCCTTGAATCCTGGCTGAAGGGAGATGAGGGAAGGAAAGCTCCTCCTTTTGGCCTTCATCAGCATCAGAGGCAATCGTTCTGGGGGCTCTCTCTCCCCACAGGACCCACAAGGATCCCTAGGCACCAGGCCCCTGATGAGGGATCCTCACTCCTGGCATTTTGGGGAAGACAGGAAACGCTGTGAAATACTGCCTTCTACTCAAAGCAGCCTTGCAGTTCAGCTGACCACTAACATGTAAAGTGGCCAAGACCCCACCACAACGATGCCACCGATGAGCACGTTGCAGTGTATGAAACACGTCACCAACATCAGCGCTCTGGTCCCAGTTTCACGGCCACAACTCTGGGTCAAGTGAGGTTTTCCTAaattcacaggtgaggaaatgggACTGGGAAGGGTGAAGAGACTGCCTAAAATCACAAGTAGAGCATGGTGACCTGAGACTGGCTCTACCACCCACACTAAAACTGTGCTAACGTTTTAGAGACTTcacatctcattttattttattctcacagCAATCCCGTGCAGTGGAAAACAACCCTGCGGAGGAGAATCAGCAGTTCGCGAGGAGAATCAGCAGTTCGAGGAGGTGAAATGACTTGCTTACAAGCCACACAGCAGACTCCAAACCCCGAACTCcacaaggaagggaggaagaaaggctcAGCCCCCACCAGCCAATAGCCAGGGATGCTGCCGCAGGAACAAGGGTAGAGATCCAGGCCCCGCCCCTGACATTGTTCTCTACCCGTCGGGGAGTGAGCAACTTGGGGGAAGAAGCCTCAGCTCGTTCCCGGGACAGAGTCCCCACTTGGGCGCACGCTCTGGGGTGAGGCTTCTTTGGGAAGCCGATGGCTTAACCTCTATGCTGGAGGAGCCCCGGGTGGCAGAAAGCCCCGGAGACCTGGAAGCCTTGGCCCAGGATGGATGGAACGCGGAAAGGACTGGGCGGGAGAGCAAGAGCAAGACCAGCTCCTCCCCTGCGGGGTCAGGGCCCTTGGAGCCGCCAGGAGGAATCCTTCCCAGCCCCAAAGTCAGGGAAGACAGTAGGGCCCGGGGGCGGAGCGGCCCCTCCCCGTCTCCTGGAGGGCGGGCACAGAGAGGCCGCGAGGGCCAGGCAGTGCTTTTGTGCGCACGAGGTCCGGGCTTCCCGGCCACCCGAGGAGCAACAGGGAGCCCTCCCTGCCCGGCCGAGGCGCTTGGAAGCCCGCGCTCTCTCTGAAAGTGAAAGGAGTGGGCGGGGGGCGCGGCCGAGGCGGGGCCCAGGCGGGCGGCCGCGCAGGCTCCGCCTCGGGGCAGTCTCGAGCCGGGGGCGCCGAGCGTCTCCAGTCCCCGCCGCGCCGCGGGCTGGTGGGCTCCGCCGCGGCTGTTGTGCCGGGAAATGACACTGCCCGGGGGCCCGACGGGCATGGCGCGGCCGGGAGGCGCGGGACCCTGCAGCCCGGGGCTCGAGCGGGCCCCGCGCCGGAGTGTTGGGGAGCTGCGCCTGCTCTTCGAGGCGCGCTGCGCCGCGgtcgctgccgccgccgccgcagggGAGCCCCGGGCCCGCGGGGCCAAGCGGCGTGGGGGACAGGTTCCCAATGGGCTTCCTCGGGCTCCCCCTGCCCCGGTGATCCCGCAGCTAACTGTGACAGCCGAGGAGCCGGACGTCCCCCCGGCCAGCCCCGGGCCGCCGGAGCCGGAGGGCGGGTCTCTGCCGGCCGTGGGCTCGTCGCACCTGCAACAGCCGCGCCGCCTCTCCACCTCGTCGCTCTCCTCCACTGGCTCCTCGTCGCTGCCCGAGGACTCGGAGGACGATCTGCTGAGCGACAGCGAGAGCCGGAGCCGAGGCAACGTGCAGCTGGAAGCCGGCGAGGACCTGGGTCAGGTACGggccgcgggggcggggccggcgccAGGCGCGGGGGCTGCTCGCTGGGGACCCAGCTCTGAGCTCTCCGAGGACCGACTCCTCCCGAAGCGCCCTCCGCGGAGAGTCCGATTCTCGCTGTTTAGGAGGAACATGGGGCTCGGAGGGAGGCGCCAGGCCGACCTCTCGCCTTGGCAGTTTTCACCCCGGTTCCACGGGCGGGTCGCGGCCCGGGTCCTGGGGCGTCTGAGGAGAGTGAGGAGGAGTCTGCGATCGGCCATAGCGAccgggtggggaggagggagcgcGACTTGCTGGCTGCGAGGTGAGGCCGGAGGGATCGGAGGGGCTTGGCCTTGCCCGGCGAACTCCCGCAGGGAGAGGGGCGAACgagtctccctctctcccagccccCTCTCCCGGCCGCGGCCCCACCCCCGCCGTTGCCAGGGTTTCCCTCTCCTGAGTGGGAGTGGAGCGGCGCTCCAGGCTTTGCTCGGGAGCCGCCACCGTCTGCTCCCGGCGCCCGCACGAGGCTTGGGcgcagggaagggaggggcgcGGGGCTGGGAGCTCCGACAGGGAGCGGAACGCAGCCTTCCCCGGTTTACTGCTCCTAATTATGGCCTGGAAGAAAGTAAACTGAGGCTGAAAGGGCGGGATCAGCCTGCTAATCTCCGCCTCTGGTAGCCTGGATGTTCCGGGGCCAGGTTTGACCCTCGGATAACACAGGTCAGGGTGCGGTAAAGTCATTCCCGGTGCCTGCCCCTTAGGGGTGTGCCGCGCCCAGGACAGCCGTCCTGGCCCCCTCGTTTTAACCAAGGCCAAATACTTTAACTACCCACAGTCAACGCGAAGGAATTGCTCTAGATCCACGTTATGCAAGTGTCCCTGGAGCGCAGAGAGAGGCGAAGGGCGCCCCTCAGGCTCTGGTGGCTCCGGACCTGCCCAGAAGGGCGGTGAGAGCCGCGGCCGCGCGCCGGGGTTGCCTGGGCGCTGTGGGGAAAGCACTGGGGCGCGGCCTAGGCCTGCTGGACTCGGGCTCCGCTGCACTGTCGGATTGGATGAGGCGGGGGAGACACTGTAACCACTTGCAGGGGATCTGTGACTCAGTTACCCCCTGAGACTTAACATTACCCAGAGGGCTGCATGGTTTGTAAGtgacacaagagaaaaaaaaagtctcatagAGCAAGAACACACCCCGCCACGAGGTGTAGGGTGCAGGGTGTCCCTATCTTCTCCCCGGGGGTTAAGTGTACCCCTGACCCGTGATTGTTCCCAGTGCAACCCTGGCCCATGTAGGGGGGCGGGTGCCGCCAAGGGGTTTCCAAGGAGGTGGAATGTGGGGCAATGAGAggactcctccctccccacctcctccgaAAATATGGAGCAGTAGCTCTGGGTCCCCCGCTTCCCCGCTCAAATCTCTGACAGCTGAGAGGCGGGAGCAGGAGGAAGGGCGCCACGGAGGCAGCCCCCGGCTTCCCCCTTCCGCCCGAAGGCAGAGGAGGTCCCCCGGCCCAGGCCTGCGTGCAACGTAGGCAGCCTGGCAGGGGTCAAGACTCCGGGGACCAGTCGCAGCTGTGCCCTGGGCATCTTCGGCCGGCCTCTCCCACCCTCGGCCTCGCTGTCTCCCGGCGCGGCCAGGAGCTGGAGCAGATGGCCGCTGAGGGCCCTTCCAGCTCCAAGGCTGCGTCTCTCAGGCCTTCCCAACCCCCAGCCGGCGGGGCCTCCCCGAAGGCAAACAGCCACGGCGGCGGCAGATAAGCCAGGGGCTGTTGACAGAGGCCGCCTGCGTCCGTGTGGAAGGGCCCGGCGCGGTCTTGGCCTCGCGGCCGGTCCGGGAGCGGCACAGTGCGCCCGCGCAGGCTGCCTGTCGGGCTTCCCCAGGACGAAAGCTGAGCCCACCGGCTGGCTGACCGTGAAGGATGCACCTGGGGGAAGGGTCCTGCGGCAGCGCTCGAGGAGCTCCCAGCTCGCCAGCCCCTTACCCTCGCGCCTGGGCGGGTAACAGGAATACGGCGGAGCAGAAAGAGCCCGGGGAAGGCCCTACCTTGcctctgcctggcacatacatccttccccttctcctcctagGAGCCCCGCACAGCTTGCCTTGAGACTGGGcagcctgcctgcctccctccgGAGGCCTTTTCCTTGGTAGAGGGAACAGCTGTGGTCAGAGAAACCCAGATAGGCCAGGAGAGGAGTTGGGGGCCCATCCCCAAGGGCAGCTGGCATGACTGTATTCCTAGACCTTGCTTTTATCTTACAACAATTTTCGGGTGTTGCTCTAGTGGAAGAGAGGGTGTTTGGCTCCTgttcatttggttcttttctctgtgtgctcCAGGATGGGTAAGGAGACCTGGATGCCATGCCGTCCTGGACTCAGAACTCCCACACTTCACTTTTTGCTAATTATAGAGCAGAATTTAGGTTAAcagatttcctttttaaaaagcaaatgccCCTGGGAGGGTGAAGTCGTGGGTCACTCATACCTTAGTGCAAATCACTTTATAAATTTAAACTGATtgctctcaccaccaccaccacagggaGTGCTAGTTTGATAGGGCAGTGAGAATGTGGGAAGGGGGTTGGGCTGGTAGAGACTGCATGACCAGAGGTAGCTAGTGTGAGTCAGGGAGTATGTGGATGAGTACCAAAGGCAGCAGAGGGTCCCTTCTGGCGGAAGATACACTGAGTATCTGGTGTGATATAAGAAGCAGGAGTCCTCAGGGCTTCTAAATGGAGCTTAGACAAAGGAGAGTCTGAGGCAAGTGTCCAGCCAAGTCCTGCCCAGAGAGAGAGGCTCCCTGTCAGCCCCAGGGGTGAGGAATCATCAGAGGGTCCTCCTGTGACTTCATCAAAGACTCTTTCACACAGTCAGCTCTTTTGGGCTTTTTGCCTCTAGATGCTGGGTAGCCTCTGGCTGTGAGTTGGTTTCCCAGACTTCTGTGGGGAGTAGGCTGGGCCAGAAGATGGGGCTTCGGCCCTCTTTTAAGTAGATTTTACTCTGTAACATAATAAATCTGCTTTCTGATATCCATATAATAAAGCCTTACCTGCTCAAAAATATCTCCCCTGCTGTTGTTCATGTGCTAAAATCCCCACCCACCCACCGATGAGTGATCCTCCAGGAGCCTTTTTGGATACATGCATCTTTATATGCATTACATTCCCTAGAGGAGGTAGCTCCCTAAGACGGAAGACAGACGGCAGTGACTTCCATGACATCAACTCCTTCCATGTCTGACCATATCCATTATTGGCCGGGGAGCTAAATCTTGTCATACCAACCTCAGGAGGTGGCTGGGAGGGCTCAGATGATGTGATGGGTGTGAAAGTCCTTTGTAACCTGCATGGCTGGAGCCAGCCTTAGTCTTTGCTGCTCTTGACTGATATGATCCTCACAAAATTGGGGTAGGGCGAGTTGTAGCCCAGAACTGCAGGTACTAAATCCTCTTCTACCAGGCCCTCCTTCCACCTTCCAGCCCCACTCACTGCTCCCACGTGCTCCCAGAAGAAAGGATGATGCAGTTCTCCCATCTCACCTAACCCATGGCTGGTTCCCTCTTCCACTGCAGTGGCTACAGAGCTAGATGTACCCTCTAAGCCCGTTTTAGTCCCATTGTCCCCAAAATTCTGCCAGTAGGCCCCTAAAGCTGCCCAAAGCCCCACCATTAAACCCATTGCTTTGGATGAAGGCAAAAGTGTCCAGTCAACAGAGAGGGGTTCCCAGGCAGATCTCAGTGGTTCCTCAGAGATCAAAACACTcacaccaggggccagccccgtggcctggtggttgagttcagtgcactctgctttggcagcctggtttgcagcttcagatcctgggcatagacctacaccactcattagccgtgctgtggtggtgacccacatacaaaatagagaaagattggggcttctggcatcagatgttagctcagagcgaatcttcctcaccttGTACAAAGCTCTTTCTCTTGTGGGGTTCCATTTGACACCCAAAGGGAGTCAGGGTGGTAGCATGGACTTTGGAACCTCCTGGGGCAATTAAAACATGGGTAGGGGGTCAGGCTGGTAGAGACCTTAAGCCAGCGACTGGGAGGCCAGAGGCAGGGACTAACTcctctgagccttgatttccttctgtaaaatggcaataatgcTACCACCTCATGCACTCGCTGTGCAtatgcatcatcatcatcatgattcTCAAACTGTGTGGGAAAAGAGGTTTAGGATGGTGCCACTGAATACACATTGCACATACATCTTCCTGGAATTTTATTTGAGGATTTGGAAGTGGGAGTTTTATAATAAAACTTGGATTTATTATGCAGCATAATGCAAACCTTGCATATATTTAAAGAGTAAAAAGGGAGTTTTGAAAGAGATGTCATGCTTCTAGTGGGCTGCTTCTGGCTACACCCCCAGATACCTGGGGATTGGACATGTGATCACAGCCTAGTGTGCCATGTAGAGACTTCAGTAGGAAAGCAGGAGCAATGCTGTCTGATGGAGGATGAGAAGTGCCTGGCGTGCAGTAGGCGGTCAGTAAGTGGTGGCTTGGGTTATGGCAGCAGCTATGTCCTCCCAGAAAAAACAGGCTCACACAGATGAAATTCTCGCTTGGGTTCACTCAGCTAGAAAGTGACACAGCCAGGGCTAGAACCAACTCCTGACTCCCCATCCAGTGCTCTGTCACTAACCCCATACTAACTTTTCCCATCCCATGGGAAAAGGCTGTATGGTCAGCAGCCTTCCTCTGGCCGCTGCCAcagttctccctctccctcttggaACTCCCTCTGGTCAGTAAGGCTGGAGTTCTGGGTTCCAGCCCTGTGGGGGCACACGTGTGGAATTCCTCTACAAGGCAGGCACCCCTGGGAGGAGGCAGCAGACCCACAGTTTGGATGAGCAAACCTGTGTACTTCAGAGAGTAGACACAGGACTGATGAGTTCTGGGTGGGAAGAGGAAAGGTCCCGAGTGTGAGATATTCTCAGGATTGAGTGGAGGCCAGAAGCAATGGTTATGAGGCAAGAGGTACACCAACATCTACATTTCCCTCCCAGTTTCACCTAAGATGACAAGTCCTCAGCCCTGCATCCTGTTTTCAAAGCTCAAGTTTCTGGGTCCAGAACAAGAGCAAGGGTGCCCTGGGCCTTGCCAAGTGGCAAGGAGTGATAGTGCATCCAGGGATACCAAGAGGGTCTTGGGGAGTCCCAAGCCATTCTTTCTCCAGACCCTGCCAGGCTGGCCTCCCTGCTCTGGGCCTTTGTAAAGGTTTGTTTCTGTGTTTGTCTGTATCCCTAAATGAGAAGAACCGATTGTCCCAAGTGAATGAATCAATAATCCAGATTTGTCCGGCTTCTGCACCATGCCAAGGAATGGGGGGGAGGGGAGCCTGTTATACTCAAGTCTCACTTACTActcacaacaacccagtgagagtggttatttccccattttatagatgaagaaactgacgcCCAGAGGCTTGTTTCTCAGGCCCCAGAATCTCCTGAGGCattggtagaaatgcaaatttttggTCCCACCCTAGACCTACTCAGAATTTCCCTGCGGTAATCCTGACAATCTGCATTTTTTAACAAGGTGAGAATCAGGTGATTCTCATGCTCACAAAAGTTCTAAAACCTGGACAGAGCAGTTTAGTAACGTGCCCACGCAGCTTTTGAGCGGCAGAACTGGGTTGCAAACCTGAGGTCGCCCTCTGACACTAAGTCCAGGGCTCTTTTCAGCACATTCGAGAAGCTGGATATCTGTCACCACCCTGTGCCTGTCTCAGTGTCCACCACACAGGCTCACAATACACTTtccttgagtgaatgaatgaatgaacgaatcaTCGGGCCCTAGCTGCTTgcggtggagtggggtggggtggggtgaggcaggGCGAGACCTTGTTCCAGCGTCTCATGCATTGCTGAGACGCTGACATGCAGACCCGGACTGTGTTGCTTTCAGAGAAGCCACTGGCAGAAGATTCGGACCATGGTGAATCTGCCTGTCATGAGCCCCTTCAAGAAGCGCTACGCCTGGGTGCAGCTGGCTGGGCACACAGGTGAGCACGGGGCAGGCGCGGGTGGGGAGGGTGGGTGCCCGGGGGAGGAAGGGACTAGGCAGCGCTAACCGGTGCCCATCTGCAGGGAGTTTCAAGGCGGCGGGCACCAGCGGGCTGATCCTGAAGCGCAGCTCGGAGCCGGAGCGCTACTGCCTGGCGCGGCTCATGGCGGACGCGCTGCGCGGCTGCGTGCCTGCCTTCCACGGCGTGGTGGAGCGCGACGGCGAGAGCTACCTGCAGCTGCAGGACCTGCTCGACGGCTTCGATGGGCCCTGCGTACTTGACTGCAAGATGGGCATCAGGTACGCGGGCCCTGCCGGGCCAGGCGGGGACCCGGCGAGAGCCCAGGGCTGGGGCGAGCACTCTACCCGTGTCCAAGGCCAAGCTCGACGGGGTCCGGGTGTGCGCCGGCTCATGCCCCGCCGCTGCCTCACCTCCGTAGGACTTACCTGGAAGAGGAGCTGACCAAAGCCCGCGAGCGGCCCAAGCTGCGGAAGGACATGTACAAGAAGATGCTGGCAGTAGACCCTGCGGCGCCCACTGAGGAGGAGCACGCGCAGCGCGCCGTCACCAAGCCGCGCTACATGCAGTGGCGAGAAGGCATCAGCTCCAGCACCACGCTCGGCTTCCGCATCGAGGGCATCAAGGTGAGCCAGGCCCGCTTCGCTTTGCACCGCCCCGGCCCTTCCTCCACTCCAGCCCCGCCGCGCGGTGTCTGCCCTCCTGTCGACCCCCACCCCCTGAAGAGGCACCCTCTGGCAGCCGTCTCGCTGTCCCTGGCAGCCAAGGTCCCGGGAGGTACTGCTGCTCTAACCTGATCCTCTCCCCTCGGGTGGGTATGGGGTCCCTGACGCTTCCTGTCCCACCTCCTTCAGAAAGCCGATGGCTCCTGCAGCACCGACTTCAAGACCACGCGAAGCCGGGAACAGGTGATTCGCGTCTTCGAGGAGTTTGTGCAAGGGGATGCGGAAGTGCTGGTGAGCACCGGATCCTAGAACCCTGAGGTGTTGGGGAGCCTGAAACCGAGGGGTGCCCCCAGGTCATCCGGTCTAGTGCCCTTGCCTACGTGACCCCCATGGTAGCATTTATTGAACTGTGTTGTAATTGCTGTACGTTCCTTCCCTTCCGGGCTGCGCGCCACGTgggggcctgtcttcctcaccaCGGTATTTGTCAAGC is from Diceros bicornis minor isolate mBicDic1 chromosome 5, mDicBic1.mat.cur, whole genome shotgun sequence and encodes:
- the ITPKA gene encoding inositol-trisphosphate 3-kinase A gives rise to the protein MTLPGGPTGMARPGGAGPCSPGLERAPRRSVGELRLLFEARCAAVAAAAAAGEPRARGAKRRGGQVPNGLPRAPPAPVIPQLTVTAEEPDVPPASPGPPEPEGGSLPAVGSSHLQQPRRLSTSSLSSTGSSSLPEDSEDDLLSDSESRSRGNVQLEAGEDLGQRSHWQKIRTMVNLPVMSPFKKRYAWVQLAGHTGSFKAAGTSGLILKRSSEPERYCLARLMADALRGCVPAFHGVVERDGESYLQLQDLLDGFDGPCVLDCKMGIRTYLEEELTKARERPKLRKDMYKKMLAVDPAAPTEEEHAQRAVTKPRYMQWREGISSSTTLGFRIEGIKKADGSCSTDFKTTRSREQVIRVFEEFVQGDAEVLRRYLNRLQQIRDTLEVSEFFRRHEVIGSSLLFVHDHCHRAGVWLIDFGKTTPLPDGQTLDHRRPWEEGNREDGYLLGLDNLIGILASLAQR